The proteins below are encoded in one region of Scomber japonicus isolate fScoJap1 chromosome 2, fScoJap1.pri, whole genome shotgun sequence:
- the LOC128365830 gene encoding intelectin-like, producing MDEMWSRTLMSSVEGPTEEDMLYHILLLLVVLVSVEHESFAAPVNEELTHLTRTNSEHLEKLKNRSSYVARSCKEIRDRYNAHEDGLYYLTTANGMVYQTFCDMTTAGGGWTLVASVHENSVYGKCTVGDRWSSQQGNNANMPDGDGNWSNRNTFGTAESATSDDFKNPGYYDIVAEDMSVWHVPNTFPLEHWNLAAILRYHTNNRFLRLYGGNLFQLFKQYPVRYNVGSCSNRGPAIPIVYDHGDRESTRNLYGPNPRREFEAGFITFRAINNERAAMAICSGVKPTGCNTETYCVGGGGYFPEYPPHQCGDFPAFDWDRLGQSQGWSASKEMTEAAVLLFYR from the exons acatgTTATATCATATTCTTTTGCTGTTGGTGGTTTTGGTGTCAGTGGAGCATGAATCCTTTGCAGCTCCAG TAAATGAGGAGCTCACCCACCTCACCAGGACCAACTCTGAACATTTGGAGAAACTGAAGAACAGATCCAGTTATGTTGCAAGGAGCTGTAAAGAGATCAGGGACCGATATAATGCACATGAAG ATGGGTTGTACTACCTGACAACTGCTAACGGCATGGTCTATCAGACTTTCTGTGATATGACTACTGCGGGAGGCGGCTGGACTCTGGTGGCAAGTGTCCATGAGAACAGCGTTTATGGAAAATGCACAGTGGGCGACCGCTGGTCCAGCCAACAGGgcaacaatgctaacatgccaGATGGAGATGGGAACTGGTCCAATAGAAACACCTTTGGAACAGCAGAGAGCGCAACTTCTGATGATTTTAAG aATCCAGGTTACTATGATATAGTAGCAGAAGACATGTCTGTGTGGCACGTTCCCAACACCTTCCCACTGGAGCACTGGAACCTGGCAGCCATCCTCCGCTACCACACTAACAACCGCTTCCTCCGTCTGTATGGGGGGAACCTCTTTCAGCTCTTCAAG CAATATCCAGTGAGATACAACGTTGGCTCGTGCAGCAACAGAGGGCCAGCTATTCCCATTGTGTATGATCATGGAGACAGAGAGTCCACCAGAAACTTATACGGACCCAACCCAAGAA GGGAGTTTGAAGCAGGTTTCATCACCTTCAGAGCAATAAACAATGAACGTGCAGCCATGGCTATCTGCTCTGGGGTTAAACCAACTGGATGCAACACTGAAACT TACTGTGTAGGAGGAGGTGGATACTTCCCTGAATACCCCCCTCATCAGTGTGGGGACTTCCCCGCATTTGACTGGGACAGACTGGGACAGTCACAAGGTTGGAGCGCCTCCAAAGAGATGACTGAGGCGGCTGTTTTACTCTTCTACCGCTGA
- the LOC128365821 gene encoding intelectin-like, protein MAVAFFSRIMPPAKLQNIFRNGLRNMTKSSNCCTAHPISQDLNLIEHVWDVLGKTNQIHEDPTSQLRGLKGSVALVQDTRRHVQRSFRLHASTDMLYHILLLLVVLVSVEHESFAALVNEELTHSNTIRDVKTTQNLTRTNFEHLEKLRNRSSYVARSCKEIRDRYNAHEDGLYYLTTANGMVYQTFCDMTTAGGGWTLVASVHENSVYGKCTVGDRWSSQQGNNANMPDGDGNWSNRNTFGTAESATSDDFKNPGYYDIVAEDMSVWHVPNTFPLEHWSLAAILRYHTNNRFLRLYGGNLFKLFTQYPVRYNIGSCSNRGPAIPIVYDHGDRESTRNLYGPNPRREFEAGFISFRAINNERAAMAICSGVKPTGCNTEHYCIGGGGYFPQLPPHQCGDFPSFDYDRLGYSQGWSASKEMTEAAVLLFYR, encoded by the exons ATGGCAGTGGCCTTTTTCAGCAGGATAATGCCCCCTGCCAAACTGCAAAATATCTTCAGGAATGGTTTGAGGAACATGACAAAGAGTTCAAATTGTTGCACAGCCCATCCAATTTCCCAAGATCTCAATCTGATTGAGCATGTGTGGGATGTGCTGGGAAAAACAAATCAGATCCATGAAGATCCCACCTCGCAACTTAGAGGACTTAAAGGATCTGTTGCCTTGGTGCAAGATACCAGACGACACGTTCAACGGTCTTTCAGACTCCATGCATCGACAG ACATGTTATATCATATTCTTTTGCTGTTGGTGGTTTTGGTGTCAGTGGAGCATGAATCCTTTGCAGCACTAG TAAATGAGGAGCTCACCCACTCAAACACCATCAGAGATGTCAAGACGACCCAGAACCTCACCAGGACCAACTTTGAACATTTGGAGAAACTGAGGAACAGATCCAGTTATGTTGCAAGGAGCTGTAAAGAGATCAGGGACCGATATAATGCACATGAAG ATGGGTTGTACTACCTGACAACTGCTAACGGCATGGTCTATCAGACTTTCTGTGATATGACTACTGCGGGAGGCGGCTGGACTCTGGTGGCAAGTGTCCATGAGAACAGCGTTTATGGAAAATGCACAGTGGGCGACCGCTGGTCCAGCCAACAGGgcaacaatgctaacatgccaGATGGAGATGGGAACTGGTCCAATAGAAACACCTTTGGAACAGCAGAGAGCGCCACTTCAGATGATTTTAAG aATCCAGGTTACTATGATATAGTAGCAGAAGACATGTCTGTGTGGCACGTTCCCAACACCTTCCCACTGGAGCACTGGAGCCTGGCAGCCATCCTCCGCTACCACACTAACAACCGCTTCCTTCGTCTGTACGGGGGGAACCTCTTTAAGCTCTTCACG CAATATCCAGTGAGATACAACATTGGCTCGTGCAGCAACAGAGGGCCAGCTATTCCCATTGTGTATGATCATGGAGACAGAGAGTCCACCAGAAACTTATATGGACCCAACCCAAGAA GGGAGTTTGAAGCAGGTTTCATCTCCTTCAGAGCAATAAACAATGAACGTGCAGCCATGGCTATCTGCTCTGGGGTTAAACCAACTGGATGCAACACTGAACAT tACTGCATAGGAGGAGGTGGATACTTCCCTCAACTCCCCCCTCATCAGTGTGGGGACTTCCCCTCATTTGACTATGACAGACTGGGATATTCACAGGGTTGGAGCGCCTCCAAAGAGATGACTGAGGCGGCTGTTTTACTCTTCTACCGCTGA